Proteins encoded by one window of Modestobacter marinus:
- a CDS encoding FMN-binding glutamate synthase family protein translates to MTWATRAATAGLSALAGVAARDLLQREHTLLRNFPVVGRARYLLESIGPELRQYLVAGNNDERPFTRDQRRWVYASAKKQNNYFGFGTDIDLEFTAGYPVINHRTFGRAVPATTAQAGQETPLPGAKVLGAALGRAHAFRPQSVVNISAMSFGSLSGPAVEALNRGAALAGCLHNTGEGGLSPHHRHGGELVFQLGTAYFGCRDQHGRFDLAKLKDVVASAPVRALEIKLSQGAKPGLGGVLPAAKVSADIAATRGVPEGVDCISPSRHAEFSDPDSLLDWVELLASETGLPVGIKSAVGDMAFWHELTELMATTGRGVDFVTIDGGEGGTGAAPLIFTDSVSLPFQLGFARVYSAFARAGLHEQVTFIGGGKLGLPDNAIVAFALGCDLVNVAREAMLAIGCIQAQKCHTDTCPTGVATQNAWLTHGLDPALKSVRAATYVQTLRRDLLKVAEACGVEHPGLIDTSTVEILTGRTASRPLAEVYGYEPSWGLPSAAERERIVALMTGEAPEGGSAPPSPTAVDGPAPG, encoded by the coding sequence ATGACCTGGGCAACCCGCGCCGCGACCGCCGGGCTCTCCGCTCTCGCCGGTGTCGCCGCCCGCGACCTGCTGCAGCGGGAGCACACCCTGCTGCGCAACTTCCCGGTGGTCGGCCGCGCCCGCTACCTGCTGGAGTCCATCGGCCCGGAGCTGCGCCAGTACCTGGTGGCCGGCAACAACGACGAGCGGCCCTTCACCCGCGACCAGCGCCGCTGGGTGTACGCCTCGGCGAAGAAGCAGAACAACTACTTCGGCTTCGGCACCGACATCGACCTGGAGTTCACCGCCGGCTACCCGGTCATCAACCACCGCACCTTCGGCCGCGCCGTCCCGGCCACCACCGCGCAGGCCGGGCAGGAGACGCCGCTGCCCGGCGCCAAGGTGCTCGGTGCCGCCCTCGGCCGGGCGCACGCCTTCCGGCCGCAGTCGGTGGTCAACATCTCGGCGATGAGCTTCGGGTCGCTGTCCGGACCGGCGGTCGAGGCACTCAACCGCGGCGCCGCACTGGCCGGCTGCCTGCACAACACCGGCGAGGGCGGCCTCTCCCCGCACCACCGGCACGGCGGGGAGCTGGTCTTCCAGCTCGGGACGGCGTACTTCGGCTGCCGCGACCAGCACGGCCGCTTCGACCTGGCCAAGCTGAAGGACGTGGTCGCCTCCGCCCCCGTGCGGGCCCTGGAGATCAAGCTGAGCCAGGGCGCCAAGCCGGGCCTGGGCGGCGTGCTGCCCGCCGCCAAGGTCTCCGCCGACATCGCCGCCACCCGCGGGGTCCCGGAGGGCGTGGACTGCATCAGCCCGTCCCGGCACGCCGAGTTCTCCGACCCCGACAGCCTGCTCGACTGGGTCGAGCTGCTGGCGAGCGAGACCGGGCTGCCGGTCGGCATCAAGTCCGCCGTCGGCGACATGGCGTTCTGGCACGAGCTCACCGAGCTGATGGCCACCACCGGCCGGGGCGTGGACTTCGTGACCATCGACGGCGGCGAGGGCGGCACAGGTGCGGCGCCGCTGATCTTCACCGACTCGGTGTCGCTGCCCTTCCAGCTCGGCTTCGCCCGCGTCTACTCCGCTTTCGCCCGGGCCGGGCTGCACGAGCAGGTCACCTTCATCGGCGGCGGCAAGCTCGGCCTGCCCGACAACGCGATCGTCGCCTTCGCCCTGGGCTGCGACCTGGTCAACGTCGCCCGGGAGGCGATGCTGGCGATCGGCTGCATCCAGGCGCAGAAGTGCCACACCGACACCTGCCCCACCGGCGTCGCCACCCAGAACGCCTGGCTCACCCACGGCCTGGACCCGGCGCTGAAGTCGGTGCGGGCGGCCACCTACGTGCAGACGCTGCGCCGCGACCTGCTGAAGGTCGCCGAGGCCTGCGGCGTGGAGCACCCCGGGCTGATCGACACCTCGACCGTGGAGATCCTCACCGGCCGCACCGCCTCGCGCCCGCTCGCCGAGGTCTACGGGTACGAGCCGTCCTGGGGGCTGCCCTCGGCGGCCGAGCGGGAGCGGATCGTCGCGCTGATGACCGGCGAGGCACCGGAGGGTGGCAGCGCCCCGCCGTCCCCGACCGCGGTCGACGGCCCGGCACCGGGCTGA